AGTTGCCGGTCTTGGGCTGTACCGAGATGTTCTGGGTTTGCCCGCCCACGCGCAGTTCATCCACACGGCTGCCTGCGTCTTCGATCTGGATGCGCTCCGTGCGCTGGTTGCTGCGGCCGGACAGGGGCTCGGGATCGGACAGCGCATCGCGCTGGTTACCAGCGCCTGCGGTGGTGGCAGCAGGGGATGGGGGTGGGGTTTGGGCCAGGGCATTGCCGCAGGCCATGCCCAGCAGCAGGAGAAGGTGAACAGCGCGCATCGGGCGATTGTAGAGCGCCGCCCGGCGGGCGCTGCCCGTGCACAATTGCCGGATGAGCAACAAAAAGACCCTGGTGCTGGTGGACGGCTCCAGCTACCTCTACCGCGCCTTCCACGCCATGCCCGACCTGCGGGCCGTGCCGGGCGACCCTACCAGCCCTGCCACCGGTGCCATTCGCGGCATGATCAACATGATGCAGGCCCTGCGCAAAGAGGTGGTGGCCGACTACGCCGTGTGCGTGTTCGACGCCTCGGGCCCCACCTTCCGCGATGCCCTGTACACCGAATACAAGGCCACGCGCTCTCCCATGCCCGACGATCTGCGCAGCCAGATCGAGCCCATCCACGAAGTGGTGGACCTGCTGGGCTGGAAGGTGGTGGCCGTGCCCGGCGTGGAGGCCGACGACGTCATCGCCACCATGGCCCACATGGCCGCAGCGCAGGGCATTGAGGTTATCGTGTCCAGCGGCGACAAGGATTTGAGCCAGCTGGTCAACGAGCACATCACCATCATCGACACCATGAGCGGCAAGCGCCGCGACGTGGCGGGCGTGACGGCCGAGTTTGGCGTGCCCCCCGCGCTGATGGTGGACTATCAGGCCCTGGTGGGCGACACCGTGGACAACGTGCCCGGCGTGACCAAGGTCGGCCCCAAGACCGCCGCCAAGTGGCTGGAAGAATATGGCTCGCTCGACAACCTGATTGCCAACGCCGATGCCATCAAGGGCGTGGCGGGCAACAACCTGCGCGAGGCCATTGCAAGCGGCCAACTGGCCTTGAGCCGCCAGCTCGTCACCATGAAGACAGACTGCGCGCTGGCCGACTACATTCCCGGCCTGCCCGCGTTTGACGACATCACACTGGATGCGCCCGACAACGAGGGCCTGCTGCCGTTTTACGAAAAGTACGGCTTCAAGGGCCTGGCCGCCGCCATCAAGGGCGCTGCAGCCCCGGCCACAGCAGCCCCCACCGTCGCCATGCCCGGCCAAAGCGGCGACCTGTTCGCGGACCACTCCGCCAGCACCGTGGCCGAAGAAGCCCAGCACCGCACGGTGGTGTACGACACCATCCTCAACTGGGCCGACTTTGACCAGTGGCTAGAGCGCCTGCACAAAGCCCCGCTCACGGCCATCGACACCGAGACCGATTCGCTGGACGAGATGCGCGCGCAAATCGTCGGCATCAGCTTCAGCGTGCAGCCCGGCGAAGCCGCCTACATCCCCCTGCGCCACGAAGGCCCCGATGCGCCCGCGCAGTTGCCGCTGGATGAAGTGCTCGCCCGCCTCAAACCCTGGCTGGAGGACCCCAAGCACCACAAGCTGGGCCAGCACATCAAATACGACCGCCATGTGTTCGCCAACCACGGCATCGAAGTGCAGGGCTACGCGCACGACACCATGCTGCAAAGCTATGTGCTCGAAGTGCACAAGCCCCACAACCTGACCAGCCTGGCCGAGCGCCACACGGGCCGCAAAGGCATCACCTACGAAGACCTGTGCGGCAAAGGCGCGCACCAGATTCCGTTTGCGCAAGTGCCGGTAGACAAAGCCGCCGCCTACTCGTGCGAAGACTCCGACCAGACCCTGGACGTGCACAACGCCCTGTGGCCGCTGCTGCAGGCCGATGACAAACTGCGCTTTATCTACGAGCTGGAGATCGCCAGCAGTGAGGCCCTGTACCGCATCGAACGCAACGGCGTGCTGATTGACGCGCCCACGCTGGCCGCCCAAAGCCACGAACTGGGCCAGCGCATCTTGCAGCTCGAAACCGAGGCGTATGAAATTGCGGGCCAGCCCTTCAACCTGAGCAGCCCCAAGCAGCTCGGCGAAATCTTCTTTGACAAGCTGGGCATGCCCGTGGTGAAGAAGACCGCCACCGGTGCCCGCAGCACCGACGAGGAAGTGCTGGAAAAACTGGCCGAGGACTACCCCCTGCCCGCCAAACTGCTGGAGCACCGCAGCCTCGTCAAGCTCAAGGGCACCTACACCGACAAGCTGGCCCAGCTGGCCCTGCCACGCACCGGCCGCGTGCACACGCACTACGCGCAGGCCGTGGCCGTCACAGGCCGCTTGTCCAGCAACGACCCCAACCTGCAGAACATCCCCATCCGCACGCCCGAAGGCCGCCGCGTGCGCGAGGCCTTTGTGGCCCCTGCGGGCCGCGTGATTGCGAGTGCCGACTACTCGCAAATCGAACTGCGCATCATGGCCCACCTGAGCGGCGACCACTCGCTGCTGCACGCCTTCCACGCCGGGCTGGATGTGCACCGCGCCACTGCTGCCGAAGTGTTTGGTGTGGAAGTGGACCAGGTCACCAGCGAGCAGCGCCGCTACGCCAAGGTCATCAACTTTGGCCTCATCTACGGCATGAGCAGCTTTGGCCTGGCCAAGAACTTAGGCATCGAAACCAAGGCCGCAGCCGCCTACATCGACAAATACTTCCAGCGCTACCCCGGCGTGAAGCAGTACATGGACGACACCAAGGCCGCCGCCAAATCCATGGGCTATGTCGAAACCGTGTTTGGCCGCCGCCTGTACCTGCCCGAAATCAACTCCCCCAACGGCCCCCGCCGCGCCGGGGCCGAACGCGCCGCCATCAACGCGCCCATGCAGGGCACGGCGGCCGACCTCATCAAGCTGGCCATGGTGGCGGTGCAGAAGGAGCTGGACGCCCACAAGACAGATATCAAGATGATCATGCAGGTGCACGACGAACTGGTGTTCGAACTGCCCGAGAGCGAAGTGGACTGGCTCAAGACCCACATCCCGCGCCTGATGGCGGAAGTGGCGGCGCTGAAGGTGCCGTTATTGGCGGAAGTGGGGGTGGGGGCTAATTGGGATAAGGCGCATTGAGCCCACCCATGCTCAAGCTCTGCAAATTAATTTAATGAGAGTGAGACCTGATATGAGCGACCCTGATTTTGGATTTGCCGCTGGAACCTTGGTCCGTACGAAGGAAGGCTCCAAACCGATCGAAGATGTCAAAGTGGGTGAGTGGGTCCTGACATTTCCCGATATGCAGACACCGCCAAGCAACAAAAGGGAGGAAAGCGAGTACATCTTCGCAAAGGTCGCGGAAGTCTGGCGTATTCCAGAAAGTTCTCTATCGAGGTTGCTGATTGATCACTTGGCCAATAACCAGCGTGATGAAATTTTTGCGACGCCCAACCAACCCATCTATTTGGCGAACCATGGTTGGGCAAAGTTACAAAGCCTGAGGGCTACAAGCACGTTGGAGAACTATTACTTCGGGAATTTGATGGTGGCCAGGAACTACGCTGACGCGAAGCCTGGGGTTGCCTATAACCTGTCGCTGGACACGCATCACACGTTTTACGTCGGTGTCCATGGCGTTTGGGCGCACTCGTGCAGCATCGACTGACCCGCTTTCCCTTGTTGATTGAGAGGTTTCCCCTCTCAAGCCAGACTGAGGCAGCGTAGCCGGCGGAATGCCCGCCATTGCAGGAGCCCCGGCGCGACCTCTTTTGCTCTCGCCGTCCGGCAACCGCAAGTCAATCGCCCCTTCTAACTTCATTTGGGAGTCCTTGATGTCTGAACCTACCTCCTACATCCCCCCCGCCATCTGGCAATGGAACAAAGCAAACGGCGGCCAGTTCGCCAGCATCAACCGGCCGATCGCCGGAGCGACGCACGATAAAGAGCTGCCTGTGGGCAAGCACCCGCTGCAGCTGTATTCGCTGGGCACGCCCAATGGCGTAAAAGTCACTGTCATGCTGGAAGAGCTGCTGGCGCTGGGCCACAGCGGGGCGGAGTACGACGCGTGGCTGATTCGTATCAACGAGGGGGAGCAGTTTGGCAGTGGGTTCGTGTCTGTGAACCCCAACTCCAAAATCCCCGCGCTGCTGGACCGCACCGACCCCGCCAAACCGGTGCGCGTGTTCGAGTCCGGCGCCATCCTGATGTACCTGGCCGAGAAGTTCGGTAGCGCCTTCTTGCCCAAGGAGGGCGCGGCGCGGGCGGAGTGCCTGTCGTGGTTGTTCTGGCAGATGGGCAGTGCGCCGTTTGTGGGCGGCGGGTTTGGGCATTTTTATGCCTACGCGCCGGTCAAGATTGAGTACGCCATTGACCGCTATGCCATGGAGGCCAAGCGCCAGTTGGATGTGCTGAACCAGCGCCTGGCCGTGACCGAGTACGTGGCGGGCGATGAGTACACGGTGGGAGACATTGCGATCTGGCCCTGGTATGGCTTGCTGGTGAAAGGGCAGGCCTACAACGCTGGCGAGTTTTTGCAGGTGCACGAATACACGCATGTGGTGCGCTGGGCCGAGCAAGTAGCCAAGCGCCCTGCAGTGCAGCGGGGGCGCAAGGTGAACCGCGTGCAGGGCGACCCGGCCAGCCAGTTGCGCGAGCGGCATGACGCGAGCGACTTTGACACGAAGACGCAGGACAAGATCGAGGCTGCGGCAGCAGCAGATTCTTCACCCGCACGCTGATTGTTTTTTGCAAGGCGTCTCCATGATCACCCTATACGACTGCTCCACCGCCCCCAGCCCGCGCCGTGCGCGCATCCTGCTGGCAGAAAAGGGCGTGGCCCACGACACCGTGCAGGTGGATCTGCGCAATGGCGAGCAACTGGGCGATGCCTACCGCCAGATCAACCCGCAGTGCACGGTGCCTGCGCTGCGCGCGGAAGACGGTTTGCTGTTGACCGACAACGCGGCGATCACGGCGTATGTGGAGGCGCGCTACCCGCAGCCTGCACTGCTGGGCGAGACGCCTGCAGAAAAGGCCGAGATTGCGAGCTGGAACTGGCGCATGGAGTTCGAAGGCCTGCAGGCCATTGCCGAGGCGCTGCGCAACAGCGCGCCCGCGATGGCCAACCGGGCCTTGCCCGGCGCGGTGGACTACCCGCAAATCCCGGCCCTGGCCGAGCGTGGGCTGGTGCGTGTGGGGCAGTTTTTTGCCCTGCTCAACGAGCGCTTGGCAGACCGCGACTTCATCGCCACTGACCGCTTCAGCGTGGCCGACATCACGGCGGTGGTGGCGGTGGACTTTGCGCGTGTGGTCAAGCACAAACCGGGCGAGCAGCACCCAAACCTGTTGCGCTGGCGTGCGGCCATGGCGCAGCGGCCGTCGATGTCGCTCTAACTATCGCGCTGCTCAAGCACCCGTTCTAGTCGCAATGGGTGGATGCAAGGATTGCGCATCGGGCCTGTTCCTTGCATTGTTAGTTGATGCGCCTTCGCCACATAGAAGTTTTCAACGCCGTCATGCTCACCGGCAGCGTGAGCGCGGCGGCCCGCCTCATCAACGTCACGCAGCCTGCGGTCAGCCGCATCCTGGCGCATGCCGAATTGCAGCTGGGCTTTCCGCTGTTTCACCGGCTCAAGGGCAAGCTGGTGCCCACCACCGAGGCGCAGACGTTGTACCCGCACATCGAGCGCCTGTTCACGCAGTTGGATGATGTGCAGCGCCTGGCCAACAGCCTCAAAAGCGACCGGCGCGAAGGGGAGTTGCACATCCTGAGCGTGCTGGCGTTGAGCTACGAGGTGCTGCCGCGCGCATTGCGGTTCTTCAGGCAAAAGCACCCGGATGTGCAGGTCACCATCGATGCGCTGCACTCGCCCCAGATCGTCTCGGCACTGGTGTTGCAGGAGGCGGATGTGGGTTTTGTGTTCAGTGCCATCGCACACCCCGCGTTGACGCAAGAGCATCTGGCCGATGGGCGCATGGTGTGTGTGGCGCCCAAGGGCATGCTGGGTACTGCGCTGGTGGCGGCCGGTGTGGTGCACCTGGCCGACCTGGCAGACACACCGGTGGTGCGGCTGGATGTACGCGACCCTATCGGCACGGTGGTCAACCACGCGTGCCGCGAGGCGGGTGTGGGCCTACAGACAGCGTTCACGGTGCAGACCTACCATGCGGCGCTGGCACTGGCACACCATGGTCACGCGGTGGCGCTGGTGGATGCCTGCACGGCGGCATCGGCCGACCGCAGCAAAGTGGATGTGCTGGCGCTCGCGCCGCACATTGCCGTGCCCATCAAGTCGCTGCGCACCGTGAACCGGCCCAGCTCACTGCTGGCCAGTGCCATGACGCAATGCATGCGCCAGGCGGTGGCAGAGACGCTGGAAGCGGTGGGCCTGCAGCCTGAGGTGGAATGAACGCTCCCCCCGCCGAGGCGGGCGGCACCTTAGGTTGCAATAGAGCGCTGGAGCGCGGTTGTGAGTGCGATGGGATTAGGCGGGTGCCAGCAGCTCGGCCACCTGTGCGGCCGTGCCAAACGCCAGTGTGAACCCCAAAGACCCATGGCCTGTGTTCAGCAAAAGGTTGTCGGGCGCGTCCGCCCACCGGCCCACCACCGGCAGCCCGGTGGGCGTGGCGGGGCGCATGCCGGTCCAGGCATGCAGCTCCCCGCCTTGATGGCAGTGGGGGAGGACGGCGCGTGTGGCGTCGCGCAGGCTCTGGATGCGCGCGGCAGGTATGCGGGCATCGTGCCCTACCAGTTCGGCCATGCCCGCCACCCGCAGGCGATGGCCGATGCGCGCAAACACTACCTTGCGTGCAGCGTCGGTCACATTGACCCGCGGCGCTGCCGATGGTGCGGGGCTGGTGACGAGTGTGATGCTGTAGCCCTTGAGGGGGTACACGGGCAGGCGTAACCCCATTGTCTGCGCCACCTGGTGGCTGCGGCTGCCCAGGGCCAGCACAAACTGCTGCGCCTCGATCGCACCTGCACTGGTCCGCACCGCAGCAATGCGCGAGCCCCTGCGCACAAAGCCCTGAACTGTGGCACCCAGTACAAAGCGCACGCCCCGTGCGGCCAGCACGGCCTGCAAGCCTTGGCAGACCATAAGGCAGTCGGCCGCGCATTCGCTGGGGGTGTAGATGGCTCCGGCAATGCGCGGCTGGTAGTGCTGCAGTGCGGGCTCGATCTCTGTGCAGCGCTGGGCAGACACGGCCTGTTGTTCGCAGCCCCACTGGCGCTGCAGGTCCATCTGGCGTTGCGCAGCGGCCAGGCCGGTGGCGGTGTCGTACAGCACCAGCTTGCCGGTGCGGGAGAAGTCGCAGTGCAGAGCTTCTGCCCGCAGCATGACCTCGAAGTGGTGGCGGCTCAGGGCGGCCAGGGCCAGCAGCTGCGCGGTGCTGCGTTCAGAGGTGGGTCGGTTGCAGGCGCGCAGAAACTCCAGCCCCCAGCGCCACTGGTGGGTGTCCCACTGCAGGCGCAGCTTGAGCGGTGAGCTGGGCGAGAGCAGCAACCGGGGCAGCTGCCGCCAGATGCTGGCGTCTGCCAGTGGCTGCACATAGCTGTAGCTCAGCTGCGCGCCATTGCCACCGCTGGCGCCCGTGCCCGGCTGCGCCTGGTCGATGACGGTGACCTGCAGGCCGCGCTGTTGAAGTTCATACGCCGTGGCCAGGCCGACGATGCCTGCGCCCAATACACATACCTGCATCGGAGAGAGTGAAACGGTTGGAGGAGGTGCCAACGAATGTAGGGGGCGATGCACCTGCTGAACAATGCCAAAGCAGTGCCTTGCCATGCCGGGAAGTTATGCGCATGTCGGCGCCTGACGCGTCCAGCCAAGCATGTGGAGGTGGAGTGGGGGCTGCCGACGCCATGGTTCAAAAAGAGGGCGAGGCGGTCCACGATGGTGCATAGATGTGCACCGAAACAGAGCCATAACTTTTCATCATGGTGGACCCGTGCAAATGAATTGTTCAAGACCGCCGCAAATTTTTACAGTGCCCCTGCGTCCTGTTTTCTTGTCTGTCCGACTGTCTGTTCACCTGATTTTTTGCAAAGGGATTCCCATGAAGCTCTCCGCTGTCACCGCTGCTGTCCTCGTGGTCGCCGGTGTGCTGGCCAGTACCGTGGCCAGTGCCGACACCCTCAAGAAGATTGCCGACACCGGCAAGATCACACTGGCCTACCGCGAGTCGTCCGTGCCCTTCAGCTATCTGGCGGGCCCGGGCAACCCGGTGGGCATGTCGGTGGACATCTCCAACGCTGTCGTCGATGCGGTGAAGAAGCGCCTGAATAACCCCGCCATCAAGGTGGAGCTGCAGGCCGTGACTTCGCAAAACCGCATTCCGCTGCTGACCAACGGCACCGTGGACCTGGAGTGTGGATCGACCACCAACAACACGGCGCGTGGCAAGGATGTGCAATTTGCCATCAACTATTTCTACACCGGCACCCGGCTGCTGACCAAGAAGGCCTCGGGCGTCAAGAACTACGCCGACCTTGCCAAGAAAAAGGTGGCCAGCACCTCGGGCACCACCAACGCGCAGGTGATCCGCAAGTACAACCGCGACAACAACCTGGACATGGACATCGTGCTGGGCAAGGACCACGAGGACTCCCTGCTGCTGGTGGACACCGGCCGTGCAGAGGCCTTCGCCATGGACGACATCCTGCTGTTTGGATTGATGGGCAACACGCGCAACCCGGCCGACTGGGTGGTGGTGGGCGACTCGCTGCAGGTCGAACCCTATGCCTGCATGCTGCGCAAGGACGACCCGCAATTCCAGGCGCTGGTCAACGGCGTGATCGGCGGGATGATGAAGTCGGGCGAGTTCGACAAGCTCTACACCAAGTGGTTCATGTCGCCCGTGCCCCCGCGCGGCCAGAACCTCAACCTGCCCATTAGCAAGGAGCTGCGCGACAACCTGGTGGCCCAGAGCGACAAGCCTGCGCTGTGATGAGCGTGAGCATGTTGCCGTCCCCCCCGCACCCCCAGGCCCCGCAGGTGGTGGGCATTTTGGGCGGCATGGGGCCTGCTGCAGGTGCTGACTTTGTGCGTCTGTTCGTGCAGGCCTGCACCGACCGCATGGCGGCGCTGAGCATCCCCGTGCACGATCAGGCTTACCCTGAGCACTGGCTGGCCCAGGTGCCGATCCCCGACCGCACTGCCGCTCTGCACGACACGCGGCCCGGTGCCCACCAGCCTGCGGACCCCATGCTGCAGGCCACGGGTCGCCTGGCGGCGCTGGGCGCGCGCGTGGTGGCCATTGCCTGCAACACGGCCCATGCCTGGCATGGTTTGCTGCAGCAGCGCTTCCCGCAGTTGGTGGTGCTGCATGGGGTGCAGGAAGTGGCGGCCGACCTGGCGCTGCGCAAGGTGCACGGCGTGGGCCTGCTCGCCACACAAGGCGCGTACGAGGCGGGCTTGTACCAGCGCGAACTGGAGCACCGCGACATCGACTGCTTTGTGCCCGAACCGCGCGAACGTGATCAGCTGATGCAGGGCATCTATGACGGCGTGAAGGCCGGCAACTACGCACTGGCCCGCCAGCGGTTTGAGGCGGTGTCGCTGGTGTTGCAACAGCGCTATGGGATCTCCACGCTCATCATGGGTTGCACCGAGATTCCGCTGGCACTGTCGGAGCATTCCCGGCTGGAGGGGCTGACGCTGGTCAACCCGTCTCTGGTGCTGGCGGCCGCCTTGGCGCGGCATGCGTACGGGTCCATGGGCGCGGGAGTGCCCCCCACCGCTGCGTCCTCCACCCCACGGGCGTTGGTGTAGCGGCTTCGCGCCGTTGCGCTGCAGACCGGTAGCGCCGCCGCGCCTGCCGGGCCTGATGCAAAGGGCAAAGGCCACTTCGACGGCGGCAGTCATCCAGATTGATGAGAGGTAAGCCATGAGCTTTGGAGCAACCCTACCGAGACGGGGACTGGTGTGTGCCCTGATCGCCTGTGCCATGGGGCCCATGGCGGGCGCCATGGCGCAGAGCAGTGGTGCGGCAGCTAACCCATCGTTACTGCCCAAGGCAGGCGCGTCTGCCACCGTCGCTGCGCTCTCTGCCCTGCCGCCGGGCAGGACGCTACAGCGCATCCAGGCCTCCGGGGTGGTGGTCATCGGCCACCGCGAGTCCTCTTTGCCCATGTCTTACGTGGCCAATGGGGTGCCCATGGGCTACAGCGTGGATGTGTGCCTGCAGATTGCGCAGGCCATCGGGCGCCATCTGCAGCGGCGGGATTTGCGGGTGGACTACCGGCAGGTCACGTCGGGCAACCGCTTTGAGGCCATCGAGCGCGGCGAGGTGGACCTGGAGTGCGGCTCCACCACCAACACGGCCTCGCGCAGGCAGCGGGTGGCTTTCACCATAGCGCACTTCATTGCGTCGTCGCGCATCGTGGTGCAGAGCCAGCGCCCCTACGAGCGCATTGAAGACCTGGACGGCAAGACCGTGGCCTCGACGGTGGGCACAACCAACATCGAGTCGCTGGCGCGCGAGGCCGCCAACAAATCGGTGCGCTTGCGCATCGAGCCCGCCCGGGACCATGCCGAGGGCTTTGGCTGGGTGGTGGATGGCAAGGTGGACGGCTTCGCGATGGACGATGTGCTGCTCTACGGCCTGCGTGCCAGCCATGCGCGTCCACAAGACCTGAAGGTGATTGGCAAGCCCATGACCATCGAGCCCTATGCGGTGGCGTTTGACCGCAGCGACCCGGCGCTCAAGGCCGTGGTCGACGCCGAGCTGCGGCGGCTCATCCAGACGCGGGAGCTGCACCGCCTGTACGACAAGTGGTTCACCCAGCCCATTCCACCCCACGGCATCAACCTGGGCATGCGCATGTCGCACCTGCTGGTGGATTCGCTGCGGTATCCGTCGGACTACGTGCCCTAGTGACAAGGGCCCAGGCTGTGCGCGTCAGCGCCAGGCGGTCGCCACCAGCTGGCTGTAGTGCACCGCCTTGCGGCCCAGCAGCTGTTCGAACACCGCAGGGTTGCCCACGTTGTCGCTGCCCAGCATGGTGAGGGTTTCGGTGCACCAGGGCACGCTGGGCACGGCATCGCCCAGGCGAGCACTCAACTGGGTGAGCGGGTCGGGCAGGCGCAGCACATGCGCCTTGCCATGACCCAGTTGCTGGCGCAGGCTCGCAATGAAGTCACCCATGGTCAGGGCCTCGGGGCCAGCGCACTCGACGATGCCCTGCGTGGCGATGGCAGGGCCCAGCAGGGCAACGATGGCGGCGGCCAGGTCGTGCACCGACACGGGCTGCACCCGCGCCGTGAGCATGGGGCCGGGGAACAGTGCCACCGGCAGGCGCGCCAGGTTCATGAACAGCGCGCTGCTGTCACCGCCTTTGCCAAACACCACACTGGGGCGCAGGATGGCGGGGTGCAATGCCCCTTGTTTGGCCAGCGCCAGCAGGTGCGTGTCTGCCGCGCGTTTGGTGGTGGCGTAGCGGGTGGCGCTGCCTTCAATGCCCAGTGCCGAGATATGCACCACGCGCCGCACGCCCGCCTGGGCGCAGGCGTCAAACAGCGCGACGGGCGTGTGCTGGTGCACGGCATCAATCGGGCGCGCACGGCTGTCGCGCAGTACCCCCACGGCGTTGACCACGGCATCGATGCCCGCCAGGCGCGGCAGCCAGGCCTGGGCCGAGGTGTCCCGCGCAAAGTCCATGGGCACCTGCAAGGCGCCGGGTGACCGGTGGCGGGGCGATATGCCGCCGTGCACCTGGTGTCCTGCCCGGGTGAGTGCGGCAGCCACGGTGCGGCCCACAAAACCCGTGGAGCCGGTGAGCAAAATGTTCATCAGCGTTGTCCTGCGAAGAAGGTGAAGCGTGCAAAAAAACCGAAGGCCCGGCGCGGACCTGCTCAGGCCGTCGCTACCCCCCGCAGGCAACACGGTCACTGCGGAGGCGTGAAGACCTCGAAGCGGTTGCGCCCCCCGTACTTGGCGCGGTACAGGGCTGCGTCGGCCGCGTGCACGAGTGTGTCAGAACTGGTGCCGGGGCGTGGCACCAGGCTGGCAATGCCCATGCTCGCCGTGATGTAGGGCGCCGTGGGAGAGCGGGGGTGGGCCAGGGCCGCCTCGCGCAGGCTGGCCATGCAGCGCTCTGCCACCGTCACGGCCTCTGGCAGGGGCACATCGGG
Above is a window of Acidovorax sp. KKS102 DNA encoding:
- the polA gene encoding DNA polymerase I produces the protein MSNKKTLVLVDGSSYLYRAFHAMPDLRAVPGDPTSPATGAIRGMINMMQALRKEVVADYAVCVFDASGPTFRDALYTEYKATRSPMPDDLRSQIEPIHEVVDLLGWKVVAVPGVEADDVIATMAHMAAAQGIEVIVSSGDKDLSQLVNEHITIIDTMSGKRRDVAGVTAEFGVPPALMVDYQALVGDTVDNVPGVTKVGPKTAAKWLEEYGSLDNLIANADAIKGVAGNNLREAIASGQLALSRQLVTMKTDCALADYIPGLPAFDDITLDAPDNEGLLPFYEKYGFKGLAAAIKGAAAPATAAPTVAMPGQSGDLFADHSASTVAEEAQHRTVVYDTILNWADFDQWLERLHKAPLTAIDTETDSLDEMRAQIVGISFSVQPGEAAYIPLRHEGPDAPAQLPLDEVLARLKPWLEDPKHHKLGQHIKYDRHVFANHGIEVQGYAHDTMLQSYVLEVHKPHNLTSLAERHTGRKGITYEDLCGKGAHQIPFAQVPVDKAAAYSCEDSDQTLDVHNALWPLLQADDKLRFIYELEIASSEALYRIERNGVLIDAPTLAAQSHELGQRILQLETEAYEIAGQPFNLSSPKQLGEIFFDKLGMPVVKKTATGARSTDEEVLEKLAEDYPLPAKLLEHRSLVKLKGTYTDKLAQLALPRTGRVHTHYAQAVAVTGRLSSNDPNLQNIPIRTPEGRRVREAFVAPAGRVIASADYSQIELRIMAHLSGDHSLLHAFHAGLDVHRATAAEVFGVEVDQVTSEQRRYAKVINFGLIYGMSSFGLAKNLGIETKAAAAYIDKYFQRYPGVKQYMDDTKAAAKSMGYVETVFGRRLYLPEINSPNGPRRAGAERAAINAPMQGTAADLIKLAMVAVQKELDAHKTDIKMIMQVHDELVFELPESEVDWLKTHIPRLMAEVAALKVPLLAEVGVGANWDKAH
- a CDS encoding polymorphic toxin-type HINT domain-containing protein; the encoded protein is MSDPDFGFAAGTLVRTKEGSKPIEDVKVGEWVLTFPDMQTPPSNKREESEYIFAKVAEVWRIPESSLSRLLIDHLANNQRDEIFATPNQPIYLANHGWAKLQSLRATSTLENYYFGNLMVARNYADAKPGVAYNLSLDTHHTFYVGVHGVWAHSCSID
- the yghU gene encoding glutathione-dependent disulfide-bond oxidoreductase codes for the protein MSEPTSYIPPAIWQWNKANGGQFASINRPIAGATHDKELPVGKHPLQLYSLGTPNGVKVTVMLEELLALGHSGAEYDAWLIRINEGEQFGSGFVSVNPNSKIPALLDRTDPAKPVRVFESGAILMYLAEKFGSAFLPKEGAARAECLSWLFWQMGSAPFVGGGFGHFYAYAPVKIEYAIDRYAMEAKRQLDVLNQRLAVTEYVAGDEYTVGDIAIWPWYGLLVKGQAYNAGEFLQVHEYTHVVRWAEQVAKRPAVQRGRKVNRVQGDPASQLRERHDASDFDTKTQDKIEAAAAADSSPAR
- a CDS encoding glutathione S-transferase family protein; the encoded protein is MITLYDCSTAPSPRRARILLAEKGVAHDTVQVDLRNGEQLGDAYRQINPQCTVPALRAEDGLLLTDNAAITAYVEARYPQPALLGETPAEKAEIASWNWRMEFEGLQAIAEALRNSAPAMANRALPGAVDYPQIPALAERGLVRVGQFFALLNERLADRDFIATDRFSVADITAVVAVDFARVVKHKPGEQHPNLLRWRAAMAQRPSMSL
- a CDS encoding LysR family transcriptional regulator — encoded protein: MRLRHIEVFNAVMLTGSVSAAARLINVTQPAVSRILAHAELQLGFPLFHRLKGKLVPTTEAQTLYPHIERLFTQLDDVQRLANSLKSDRREGELHILSVLALSYEVLPRALRFFRQKHPDVQVTIDALHSPQIVSALVLQEADVGFVFSAIAHPALTQEHLADGRMVCVAPKGMLGTALVAAGVVHLADLADTPVVRLDVRDPIGTVVNHACREAGVGLQTAFTVQTYHAALALAHHGHAVALVDACTAASADRSKVDVLALAPHIAVPIKSLRTVNRPSSLLASAMTQCMRQAVAETLEAVGLQPEVE
- a CDS encoding D-amino acid dehydrogenase, translating into MQVCVLGAGIVGLATAYELQQRGLQVTVIDQAQPGTGASGGNGAQLSYSYVQPLADASIWRQLPRLLLSPSSPLKLRLQWDTHQWRWGLEFLRACNRPTSERSTAQLLALAALSRHHFEVMLRAEALHCDFSRTGKLVLYDTATGLAAAQRQMDLQRQWGCEQQAVSAQRCTEIEPALQHYQPRIAGAIYTPSECAADCLMVCQGLQAVLAARGVRFVLGATVQGFVRRGSRIAAVRTSAGAIEAQQFVLALGSRSHQVAQTMGLRLPVYPLKGYSITLVTSPAPSAAPRVNVTDAARKVVFARIGHRLRVAGMAELVGHDARIPAARIQSLRDATRAVLPHCHQGGELHAWTGMRPATPTGLPVVGRWADAPDNLLLNTGHGSLGFTLAFGTAAQVAELLAPA
- a CDS encoding amino acid ABC transporter substrate-binding protein codes for the protein MKLSAVTAAVLVVAGVLASTVASADTLKKIADTGKITLAYRESSVPFSYLAGPGNPVGMSVDISNAVVDAVKKRLNNPAIKVELQAVTSQNRIPLLTNGTVDLECGSTTNNTARGKDVQFAINYFYTGTRLLTKKASGVKNYADLAKKKVASTSGTTNAQVIRKYNRDNNLDMDIVLGKDHEDSLLLVDTGRAEAFAMDDILLFGLMGNTRNPADWVVVGDSLQVEPYACMLRKDDPQFQALVNGVIGGMMKSGEFDKLYTKWFMSPVPPRGQNLNLPISKELRDNLVAQSDKPAL
- a CDS encoding aspartate/glutamate racemase family protein — encoded protein: MLPSPPHPQAPQVVGILGGMGPAAGADFVRLFVQACTDRMAALSIPVHDQAYPEHWLAQVPIPDRTAALHDTRPGAHQPADPMLQATGRLAALGARVVAIACNTAHAWHGLLQQRFPQLVVLHGVQEVAADLALRKVHGVGLLATQGAYEAGLYQRELEHRDIDCFVPEPRERDQLMQGIYDGVKAGNYALARQRFEAVSLVLQQRYGISTLIMGCTEIPLALSEHSRLEGLTLVNPSLVLAAALARHAYGSMGAGVPPTAASSTPRALV
- a CDS encoding amino acid ABC transporter substrate-binding protein gives rise to the protein MSFGATLPRRGLVCALIACAMGPMAGAMAQSSGAAANPSLLPKAGASATVAALSALPPGRTLQRIQASGVVVIGHRESSLPMSYVANGVPMGYSVDVCLQIAQAIGRHLQRRDLRVDYRQVTSGNRFEAIERGEVDLECGSTTNTASRRQRVAFTIAHFIASSRIVVQSQRPYERIEDLDGKTVASTVGTTNIESLAREAANKSVRLRIEPARDHAEGFGWVVDGKVDGFAMDDVLLYGLRASHARPQDLKVIGKPMTIEPYAVAFDRSDPALKAVVDAELRRLIQTRELHRLYDKWFTQPIPPHGINLGMRMSHLLVDSLRYPSDYVP